One Natator depressus isolate rNatDep1 chromosome 3, rNatDep2.hap1, whole genome shotgun sequence DNA segment encodes these proteins:
- the EDARADD gene encoding ectodysplasin-A receptor-associated adapter protein produces the protein MASLPDPLPEDHAAKEPVEDTDPSTFPLEMREKYPVQDTRLPKDEEYLTDKVTLEIASINIRSLTSDSDLIQQPKESDSQSNTGESLSDMRSSCKENGTCSLCLSHAPTISDLLNDEDLLYTMRIKLDPCHPTVKNWRNFASKWGMTYDELCFLEQKQQSPTLEFLLRNSDRTVEQLIDLCKLYQRMDVVKVLLKWVEEEWPKRGNGTYQNHF, from the exons ATCATGCTGCAAAAGAGCCTGTGGAAGATACAGATCCAAGCACTTTTCCATTAGAAATG AGAGAAAAGTATCCTGTCCAAGATACACGGCTACCTAAAG ATGAGGAGTACCTAACAGATAAAGTTACATTGGAAATAGCATCTATTAACATCAGGAGTCTTACATCAGATTCTGACCTAATACAACAG CCAAAAGAGAGTGATAGTCAAAGCAATACTGGAGAATCACTTTCAG ATATGAGGAGCTCCTGCAAAGAAAATGGCACCTGCTCCTTATGTTTGTCCCATGCTCCAACCATCAGTGACTTGCTCAATGATGAGGACTTGTTGTACACAATGAGAATAAAGTTGGATCCATGCCACCCTACAGTAAAAAACTGGAGAAATTTTGCAAGCAAATGGGGAATGACCTATGATGAATTGTGTTTCCTGGAACAGAAACAACAAAGCCCTACGTTGGAATTTTTGTTGCGGAACAGTGACAGGACTGTGGAACAATTGATTGATCTGTGTAAATTATATCAAAGAATGGATGTTGTGAAAGTGCTGCTGAAGTGGGTGGAGGAAGAATGGCCAAAGAGAGGGAATGGAACCTATCAGAATCACTTCTAG